The following are encoded in a window of Peromyscus maniculatus bairdii isolate BWxNUB_F1_BW_parent chromosome X, HU_Pman_BW_mat_3.1, whole genome shotgun sequence genomic DNA:
- the LOC143270964 gene encoding periphilin-1-like isoform X2, producing the protein MWSEGWCDYQRLPGKQAQGWYHYKRLPGKQAPPWNHPSDGHYGYRWSRDEYSTSQQPQYRAMRNGFRRKRFYSSNYSRQSSPHKRGTPFLRESRVGGKDSLHSRFGSSLSSRSRMRSFHQSRHRCKERAIQFLKTSRDTVPSSSSSKVLKSPSRLTEKEQADAASKRANENPKQSEENNLAEISEFEMASKAPLRINQTEEPKSNTTAGPELCKDSQLSIRCKAIASKITEIEKVYRQVCETFGMVVERLVEKDRSLEKSIQFAMKQSLHEIGEQHVEELKHFIMEYDNSIPDFGDPF; encoded by the exons atgtggtctgagggatggtgtgactaccagcgacttccaggaaaacaagcacAGGGATGGTATCActacaagcgacttccaggaaaacaagcgccTCCTTGGAACCATCCCAGTGATG GCCATTATGGCTACCGATGGTCAAGAGATGAGTATTCCACAAGCCAACAGCCTCAATACAGGGCCATGAGAAATGGCTTTAGAAGAAAACGTTTCTATTCTTCCAATTATTCAAGACAAAGCTCTCCCCATAAACGGGGCACtccttttttgagagaatcacgtgtgggcgggaaggactccctacacagcagatttggatccagtctcagcagtagaagcaggatgcGCTCCTTCCATCAGTCTCGACATAGATGTAAAGAGAGAGCCatccagtttttgaaaacatcaagagatactgtgccctcaagttcttcatccaaggtgttaaaaagccccagccggctgactgagaaggaacaggctgatgctgcaagcaagagggctaatgaaaatcccaagcagtcagaagaaaataacttggcTGAAATTTCCGAGTTTGAGATGGCATCCAAGGCACCATTACGTATCAACCAGACAGAAGAACCCAAGTCAAACACAACAGCTGGCCCAGAATTGTGTAAAGACAGCCAGCTTAGCATTCGCTGTAAAGCGATTGCATCAAAAATCACTGAGATTGAGAAGGTTTACCGACAAGTCTGTGAAACTTTCGGGATGGTTGTGGAAAGGCTGGTTGAAAAGGATCGTTCGTTAGAAAAATCTATACAGTTTGCAATGAAGCAGAGTTTGCATGAAATAGGTGAGCAACATGTTGAAgaactcaagcatttcattatggagtATGATAATTCTATTCCAGATTTTGGAGACCCTTTTTAG
- the LOC143270964 gene encoding periphilin-1-like isoform X1, protein MWSEGWCDYQRLPGKQAQGWYHYKRLPGKQAPPWNHPSDGNQRLINVVPKRPPLGDKRSSLLSRPNEAGYSRYYCHVDYQKWDKGRCFTPDPRRAPPYKRGHYGYRWSRDEYSTSQQPQYRAMRNGFRRKRFYSSNYSRQSSPHKRGTPFLRESRVGGKDSLHSRFGSSLSSRSRMRSFHQSRHRCKERAIQFLKTSRDTVPSSSSSKVLKSPSRLTEKEQADAASKRANENPKQSEENNLAEISEFEMASKAPLRINQTEEPKSNTTAGPELCKDSQLSIRCKAIASKITEIEKVYRQVCETFGMVVERLVEKDRSLEKSIQFAMKQSLHEIGEQHVEELKHFIMEYDNSIPDFGDPF, encoded by the coding sequence atgtggtctgagggatggtgtgactaccagcgacttccaggaaaacaagcacAGGGATGGTATCActacaagcgacttccaggaaaacaagcgccTCCTTGGAACCATCCCAGTGATGGCAACCAAAGATTAATCAATGTTGTGCCAAAGAGACCgcctctgggagacaagagatcaTCTCTGCTATCCAGACCCAACGAAGCAGGCTACAGTAGATACTACTGTCATGTTGATTACCAAAAATGGGACAAGGGCCGCTGTTTTACTCCGGATCCAAGAAGAGCCCCACCCTACAAAAGAGGCCATTATGGCTACCGATGGTCAAGAGATGAGTATTCCACAAGCCAACAGCCTCAATACAGGGCCATGAGAAATGGCTTTAGAAGAAAACGTTTCTATTCTTCCAATTATTCAAGACAAAGCTCTCCCCATAAACGGGGCACtccttttttgagagaatcacgtgtgggcgggaaggactccctacacagcagatttggatccagtctcagcagtagaagcaggatgcGCTCCTTCCATCAGTCTCGACATAGATGTAAAGAGAGAGCCatccagtttttgaaaacatcaagagatactgtgccctcaagttcttcatccaaggtgttaaaaagccccagccggctgactgagaaggaacaggctgatgctgcaagcaagagggctaatgaaaatcccaagcagtcagaagaaaataacttggcTGAAATTTCCGAGTTTGAGATGGCATCCAAGGCACCATTACGTATCAACCAGACAGAAGAACCCAAGTCAAACACAACAGCTGGCCCAGAATTGTGTAAAGACAGCCAGCTTAGCATTCGCTGTAAAGCGATTGCATCAAAAATCACTGAGATTGAGAAGGTTTACCGACAAGTCTGTGAAACTTTCGGGATGGTTGTGGAAAGGCTGGTTGAAAAGGATCGTTCGTTAGAAAAATCTATACAGTTTGCAATGAAGCAGAGTTTGCATGAAATAGGTGAGCAACATGTTGAAgaactcaagcatttcattatggagtATGATAATTCTATTCCAGATTTTGGAGACCCTTTTTAG